A window of Triplophysa dalaica isolate WHDGS20190420 chromosome 7, ASM1584641v1, whole genome shotgun sequence contains these coding sequences:
- the hrob gene encoding homologous recombination OB-fold protein produces the protein MINRTDMTAAACNQWTGLFSVGEQFDDEDLLEADWSCVSESTSASAFIKDANPSSDPGGGTSASLCAPTRGPVKTSSDLSIPGHRSVSSSVSSLRAPASSLQPSSSFQTNPPPPSSLSVPQRDLPAPDDFDDWDVDLDELDECVPQIVSQPQKNSASDLPLDSISPAKRMRPSASSGAAPAVSSRSFSSPVSEMPRPLINPSSSAQGPTYMSYPTTPMQNPRLMRGPATTVSQFPRPVTPKPSVVSPQGWGGPSAPRTPLQPRGSLFHSVSNPDPSPTLTPRQLNTPVLTNHLVQLVSAANKTPQRPQSRVTRAQMRRFPGPAGALPQQVSEQSLDDIVVSVPHTPAHGAVARLRSEVSSSQGSEEDEFSRGPWAVMKTEMGLDERNPSCFLHSYSVVMVLRKAALKQLAKNKVPNMAVVLKSITHTHADAKAVFRDPTGEMQGTVHRRLVEERQGELKTGAVLLLKQVGVFSPSHRNHYLNVTPNNLLRIYPPDGVLHNSQISQPSLELASCCEPAKPAGGPVSQMELHFDYDDDDDDEGEKAVELKRADAGVDHTQKAQKGSGRTEDTPWDTDDLDELLGQLPVESYGGEL, from the exons ATGATTAACAGAACAGACATGACAGCCGCG GCTTGTAATCAGTGGACTGGCTTGTTCAGCGTCGGAGAACAGTTTGATGACGAG GATTTGCTTGAAGCTGATTGGTCATGTGTGTCAGAGTCCACATCTGCTTCTGCATTCATAAAAGATGCTAACCCATCATCCGACCCTGGGGGAGGTACATCAGCATCTCTCTGTGCCCCAACACGTGGACCTGTGAAAACTTCGAGCGACCTCTCCATCCCTGGCCATCGCTCTGTATCATCCTCCGTGTCCTCTCTCCGAGCACCAGCATCATCTCTGCAGCCCTCCTCCTCTTTCCAAACAAACCCCCCTCCCCCATCATCTCTCAGTGTCCCGCAGAGAGACCTTCCAGCTCCGGATGATTTTGATGACTGGGATGTGGATCTGGATGAACTGGATGAATGCGTTCCTCAAATTGTTTCTCAGCCACAGAAGAATTCAGCGTCAGACTTGCCGTTGGATAGCATTTCACCCGCTAAACGAATGAGACCGTCAGCATCTAGTGGAGCAGCGCCGGCGGTGTCCTCTCGCAGCTTTAGTTCCCCAGTGTCAGAAATGCCACGACCCTTAATCAACCCCTCGTCCAGTGCGCAAGGGCCCACTTATATGTCTTACCCTACTACCCCAATGCAGAATCCAAGGCTCATGCGGGGTCCAGCGACAACAGTCTCGCAGTTTCCCAGACCTGTTACTCCTAAACCCTCAGTTGTGTCGCCTCAAGGGTGGGGTGGTCCTTCAGCACCGAGGACCCCCCTGCAGCCCAGGGGTTCTCTCTTCCACTCAGTGTCCAATCCTGATCCCTCTCCCACATTAACACCTCGACAGCTCAATACGCCCGTCCTGACCAATCACCTGGTCCAGCTGGTGTCTGCAGCCAATAAGACGCCTCAGAGACCACAGAGCAGAGTGACACGAGCCCAAATGCGTCGCTTCCCTGGGCCTGCAGGTGCTTTACCACAACAG GTTAGTGAACAGAGCCTCGATGACATTGTTGTGTCAGTTCCTCATACCCCTGCACACGGAGCCGTTGCTCGTCTACGAAGTGAG GTCTCAAGCTCTCAAGGGAGTGAAGAAGATGAATTCAGCAGGGGTCCTTGGGCAGTTATGAAGACTGAAATGGGATTGGACGAGAGGAACCCCTCTTGCTTCCTGCACTCCTACAGTGTTGTCATGGTACTCCGCAAG GCTGCGCTCAAGCAGCTGGCTAAGAATAAAGTCCCTAACATGGCTGTTGTGTTGAAGAGCATCACACATACGCATGCAGATGCCAAAGCTGTTTTTAGAGACCCCACAG GTGAGATGCAGGGCACTGTTCACCGGCGCTTAGTGGAAGAGAGACAAGGCGAGCTCAAGACAGGAGCTGTGTTATTACTCAAACAA GTGGGCGTGTTTTCACCATCACATCGAAATCACTACTTGAATGTTACGCCCAATAACCTTCTCAGGATTTATCCACCTGATGGAGTCCTACACAACTCTCAGATATCCCAACCTTCACTG GAGCTTGCGTCTTGTTGCGAACCCGCCAAGCCTGCGGGGGGCCCGGTCTCTCAGATGGAGCTCCACTTtgattatgatgatgatgatgatgatgagggtGAGAAAGCTGTTGAGTTAAAGAGGGCTGATGCTGGTGTAGACCATACACAGAAAGCACAGAAAGGGTCTGGCCGAACAGAGGACACACCATGGGACACAG ATGATCTAGACGAGCTGCTCGGGCAGTTACCCGTGGAGTCATATGGTGGAGAACTTTAA